A stretch of Ipomoea triloba cultivar NCNSP0323 chromosome 13, ASM357664v1 DNA encodes these proteins:
- the LOC116002623 gene encoding pentatricopeptide repeat-containing protein At4g14050, mitochondrial isoform X1, whose product MPRSCLIHQLQQCARRQAPLQGKKLHALILKTGLDQCAAPFLSNGLIDMYGKCRLPGDALQVFDEMTHRDLASWASIFTAHNIASLPRCTLSIFPNMSRLDGFDPDHFVFASLVKACANLSDLRIGKQVHAQFILSHFSGDDVVKSSLVDMYAKCGVLDLARAVFDSSLFRNSISSAAMISGYARHGRQCEAMKLFRESPARTLFMWTALISGMVQSGHLFDAFNLFIEMRKEGVEIEDPYIFSSMIGASASLVALDLGKQVHGLVIGYGYECSLFVSNALVDMYSKCTDILAAKTIFDGMVKRDVVSWTSIIVGMAQHGKAYDALSLYDEMILAGMKPNEVTFMGLIYACSHVGLVERGRSLFNSMTGDYGLNPSLQHYTCLLDLLSRSGLLDEAENLLNTMPFEPDEAAWAALLSACKRHGNTEMGVRVANRILNLGPTDPSTCILLSNIYAGAGMWENVSKLRKLMATMEVKKEPAYSCIDLGKESPVFYAGESSFPLKDEIFSLLRELDSEMRRRGYTPDTTWVLHDMDRNEKERQLFWHSERLAVAYGLLKSVPGAVIRVVKNLRVCGDCHTVLKLISGITNRRIVVRDATRFHHFKDGRCSCNDFWGE is encoded by the exons ATGCCTCGTTCCTGTCTAATTCACCAACTTCAGCAATGTGCGAGACGCCAAGCTCCATTGCAAGGCAAGAAACTCCATGCCCTCATACTAAAAACCGGCCTAGACCAGTGTGCTGCCCCCTTTCTCAGCAATGGTCTCATAGATATGTATGGCAAATGTCGCTTACCGGGAGACGCCCTccaggtgttcgatgaaatgacCCACAGAGACTTAGCTTCCTGGGCTTCTATTTTCACCGCCCACAACATAGCCAGCCTTCCTCGCTGCACTCTTTCCATCTTTCCGAACATGTCACGTCTTGACGGCTTTGATCCGGACCATTTTGTTTTCGCTAGCCTCGTTAAGGCCTGTGCTAACCTCAGTGATTTGAGAATAGGGAAACAAGTGCACGCACAGTTTATTTTGTCACACTTTTCGGGTGATGATGTTGTGAAGTCTTCCCTTGTTGATATGTACGCCAAATGTGGAGTGCTTGATCTTGCTCGGGCTGTTTTTGACTCAAGTTTGTTTAGGAATTCAATTTCTTCAGCTGCAATGATTTCTGGGTATGCACGGCATGGGAGGCAGTGTGAGGCTATGAAGCTTTTTCGCGAGTCTCCGGCCAGGACTTTATTTATGTGGACAGCTTTAATATCTGGAATGGTGCAAAGTGGGCATTTGTTTGATGCATTTAATCTTTTTATTGAGATGAGAAAAGAGGGTGTTGAAATTGAGGATCCATATATCTTTTCAAGTATGATTGGAGCTTCTGCTAGTCTAGTAGCGTTGGATCTCGGGAAGCAGGTTCATGGCTTGGTTATAGGTTATGGTTATGAATGTAGCTTGTTCGTTAGTAATGCCCTTGTGGACATGTATTCCAAGTGTACTGATATATTAGCAGCAAAAACCATTTTTGATGGCATGGTGAAGAGAGATGTTGTCTCTTGGACCTCGATAATTGTTGGCATGGCACAGCATGGTAAAGCTTATGATGCTTTATCTCTGTATGATGAGATGATTTTGGCTGGTATGAAGCCAAATGAAGTGACTTTCATGGGACTAATTTATGCTTGTAGTCATGTTGGCTTGGTGGAGAGAGGCCGTAGCCTTTTCAATTCGATGACCGGGGATTATGGTTTGAATCCATCCCTACAGCATTATACATGCTTGTTAGATCTATTGAGTCGATCAGGACTTCTTGATGAGGCTGAAAACCTCCTTAACACGATGCCGTTTGAGCCTGATGAAGCTGCTTGGGCTGCACTATTGAGTGCTTGCAAGAGGCATGGAAATACCGAGATGGGGGTAAGAGTTGCTAACCGTATTCTAAATTTAGGGCCGACTGATCCTTCTACCTGTATTTTACTATCTAATATTTATGCTGGTGCTGGTATGTGGGAGAATGTGTCTAAATTGAGGAAATTGATGGCAACTATGGAGGTTAAGAAAGAGCCAGCTTATAGTTGTATTGATTTGGGGAAAGAAAGCCCTGTGTTCTATGCTGGTGAGTCATCATTTCCATTGAAGGATGAGATATTTTCACTTCTAAGGGAGTTAGACTCAGAGATGAGAAGAAGAGGCTATACACCGGATACCACATGGGTTTTGCATGATATGGATCGAAACGAGAAAGAAAGGCAGCTATTTTGGCATAGCGAGAGATTGGCAGTGGCTTACGGCCTTCTGAAGTCCGTGCCAGGGGCAGTTATAAGGGTTGTAAAAAACCTTCGTGTTTGTGGGGATTGCCACACTGTTCTGAAATTGATTTCAGGCATTACAAATCGTAGGATTGTCGTGAGAGATGCCACCAGATTCCACCACTTCAAAGATGGGAGATGTTCATGTAACGACTTTTG GGGAGAATAG
- the LOC116002625 gene encoding crocetin glucosyltransferase, chloroplastic-like: MNKHHHFMIISLPAQGHINPTLQLAKNLARAGARVTFATTTVGLSRMRNRPTVDRLFFESFTDGNDGGGDTSSKTTTPDDYMAKFKQAGPGNLARLLDTCSSQGHPVTFLVYTIMLPWAADVAHAVHVPSAFLVIQCTAALAIYHHFFNANNGVHKDGVIDINDPSFSLKLPGLPLLSHKEIPSFLIPSDHLNSLMTGTLRDHMEVLEKDPNPLVLINTFEALEEKQLKIFPNMNIIPIGPLVPSAFSDGNDATDTSFGCDMFGKSKDYLSWLDSKAERSVVYVSFGSLAEISREQKEEVLEALMESSRPFLWVIRSWESESEEAKAMKDKGVEERGLVVPWCTQTEVLFHKSIGCFLTHCGWNSTLESLVASMPIVACPHFSDQFTNAKLVEEVWGTGLWARANEKKVVEREEIKRCLEIVMGGGERGEEIRKNANKWASLAVEAMKEGGSSNRNLKKFLEDI, encoded by the coding sequence ATGAACAAGCACCATCATTTCATGATCATCTCCCTTCCGGCTCAAGGCCACATCAACCCCACGCTTCAACTAGCAAAGAACCTCGCACGCGCCGGCGCGCGTGTCACCTTTGCCACCACCACCGTAGGCCTTAGCCGCATGCGCAACCGCCCAACCGTCGACCGCTTATTCTTTGAATCCTTTACCGACGGCAACGACGGCGGCGGCGACACGTCATCAAAAACCACCACCCCGGATGACTACATGGCTAAATTTAAGCAAGCCGGGCCCGGAAATCTCGCAAGGCTATTGGACACGTGTTCTAGCCAGGGCCACCCTGTCACCTTCTTGGTTTACACTATTATGCTCCCTTGGGCTGCTGACGTGGCTCACGCGGTCCACGTGCCATCGGCTTTCCTAGTCATTCAGTGCACTGCTGCTTTGGCTATTTATCACCATTTCTTTAACGCCAACAATGGTGTTCATAAAGATGGTGTCATTGACATTAATGACCCCTCATTTTCACTGAAATTACCAGGACTACCCTTGTTATCTCATAAAGAGATTCCAAGCTTTCTCATACCAAGTGATCATCTCAATTCACTCATGACAGGTACCTTGAGGGATCACATGGAGGTCTTGGAAAAGGATCCCAACCCTTTGGTGCTCATCAACACTTTTGAAGCTTTGGAAGAAAAGCAACTGAAAATCTTCCCCAATATGAATATCATCCCCATTGGCCCTTTGGTCCCGTCGGCTTTCTCTGATGGGAATGATGCCACGGACACATCTTTCGGTTGTGATATGTTCGGGAAATCCAAGGACTATCTATCGTGGTTAGACTCAAAGGCAGAGCGTTCTGTGGTTTACGTCTCGTTTGGGAGCTTGGCAGAGATAAGCCGCGAGCAAAAGGAAGAAGTTTTGGAAGCATTGATGGAAAGCTCGCGCCCATTCTTGTGGGTCATCAGGTCATGGGAGAGTGAAAGCGAAGAAGCAAAGGCCATGAAGGATAAGGGGGTAGAGGAACGAGGACTAGTCGTGCCATGGTGTACCCAAACGGAAGTGCTTTTTCACAAGTCCATAGGGTGTTTTCTGACACACTGTGGGTGGAACTCGACACTAGAAAGTCTGGTGGCTAGTATGCCAATCGTGGCATGTCCACATTTCTCCGACCAGTTCACGAATGCTAAGCTAGTGGAGGAAGTATGGGGAACAGGACTGTGGGCACGGGCGAATGAGAAAAAGGTTGTGGAAAGGGAAGAGATTAAAAGATGTTTGGAGATTGTAATGGGAGGAGGAGAGAGAGGGGAGGAGATAAGAAAGAATGCCAATAAGTGGGCGAGTTTAGCTGTTGAAGCTATGAAGGAAGGTGGTTCTTCAAACCGCAATCTAAAAAAGTTTTTGGAAGATATATAA
- the LOC116002623 gene encoding pentatricopeptide repeat-containing protein At4g14050, mitochondrial isoform X2 gives MPRSCLIHQLQQCARRQAPLQGKKLHALILKTGLDQCAAPFLSNGLIDMYGKCRLPGDALQVFDEMTHRDLASWASIFTAHNIASLPRCTLSIFPNMSRLDGFDPDHFVFASLVKACANLSDLRIGKQVHAQFILSHFSGDDVVKSSLVDMYAKCGVLDLARAVFDSSLFRNSISSAAMISGYARHGRQCEAMKLFRESPARTLFMWTALISGMVQSGHLFDAFNLFIEMRKEGVEIEDPYIFSSMIGASASLVALDLGKQVHGLVIGYGYECSLFVSNALVDMYSKCTDILAAKTIFDGMVKRDVVSWTSIIVGMAQHGKAYDALSLYDEMILAGMKPNEVTFMGLIYACSHVGLVERGRSLFNSMTGDYGLNPSLQHYTCLLDLLSRSGLLDEAENLLNTMPFEPDEAAWAALLSACKRHGNTEMGVRVANRILNLGPTDPSTCILLSNIYAGAGMWENVSKLRKLMATMEVKKEPAYSCIDLGKESPVFYAGESSFPLKDEIFSLLRELDSEMRRRGYTPDTTWVLHDMDRNEKERQLFWHSERLAVAYGLLKSVPGAVIRVVKNLRVCGDCHTVLKLISGITNRRIVVRDATRFHHFKDGRCSCNDFW, from the coding sequence ATGCCTCGTTCCTGTCTAATTCACCAACTTCAGCAATGTGCGAGACGCCAAGCTCCATTGCAAGGCAAGAAACTCCATGCCCTCATACTAAAAACCGGCCTAGACCAGTGTGCTGCCCCCTTTCTCAGCAATGGTCTCATAGATATGTATGGCAAATGTCGCTTACCGGGAGACGCCCTccaggtgttcgatgaaatgacCCACAGAGACTTAGCTTCCTGGGCTTCTATTTTCACCGCCCACAACATAGCCAGCCTTCCTCGCTGCACTCTTTCCATCTTTCCGAACATGTCACGTCTTGACGGCTTTGATCCGGACCATTTTGTTTTCGCTAGCCTCGTTAAGGCCTGTGCTAACCTCAGTGATTTGAGAATAGGGAAACAAGTGCACGCACAGTTTATTTTGTCACACTTTTCGGGTGATGATGTTGTGAAGTCTTCCCTTGTTGATATGTACGCCAAATGTGGAGTGCTTGATCTTGCTCGGGCTGTTTTTGACTCAAGTTTGTTTAGGAATTCAATTTCTTCAGCTGCAATGATTTCTGGGTATGCACGGCATGGGAGGCAGTGTGAGGCTATGAAGCTTTTTCGCGAGTCTCCGGCCAGGACTTTATTTATGTGGACAGCTTTAATATCTGGAATGGTGCAAAGTGGGCATTTGTTTGATGCATTTAATCTTTTTATTGAGATGAGAAAAGAGGGTGTTGAAATTGAGGATCCATATATCTTTTCAAGTATGATTGGAGCTTCTGCTAGTCTAGTAGCGTTGGATCTCGGGAAGCAGGTTCATGGCTTGGTTATAGGTTATGGTTATGAATGTAGCTTGTTCGTTAGTAATGCCCTTGTGGACATGTATTCCAAGTGTACTGATATATTAGCAGCAAAAACCATTTTTGATGGCATGGTGAAGAGAGATGTTGTCTCTTGGACCTCGATAATTGTTGGCATGGCACAGCATGGTAAAGCTTATGATGCTTTATCTCTGTATGATGAGATGATTTTGGCTGGTATGAAGCCAAATGAAGTGACTTTCATGGGACTAATTTATGCTTGTAGTCATGTTGGCTTGGTGGAGAGAGGCCGTAGCCTTTTCAATTCGATGACCGGGGATTATGGTTTGAATCCATCCCTACAGCATTATACATGCTTGTTAGATCTATTGAGTCGATCAGGACTTCTTGATGAGGCTGAAAACCTCCTTAACACGATGCCGTTTGAGCCTGATGAAGCTGCTTGGGCTGCACTATTGAGTGCTTGCAAGAGGCATGGAAATACCGAGATGGGGGTAAGAGTTGCTAACCGTATTCTAAATTTAGGGCCGACTGATCCTTCTACCTGTATTTTACTATCTAATATTTATGCTGGTGCTGGTATGTGGGAGAATGTGTCTAAATTGAGGAAATTGATGGCAACTATGGAGGTTAAGAAAGAGCCAGCTTATAGTTGTATTGATTTGGGGAAAGAAAGCCCTGTGTTCTATGCTGGTGAGTCATCATTTCCATTGAAGGATGAGATATTTTCACTTCTAAGGGAGTTAGACTCAGAGATGAGAAGAAGAGGCTATACACCGGATACCACATGGGTTTTGCATGATATGGATCGAAACGAGAAAGAAAGGCAGCTATTTTGGCATAGCGAGAGATTGGCAGTGGCTTACGGCCTTCTGAAGTCCGTGCCAGGGGCAGTTATAAGGGTTGTAAAAAACCTTCGTGTTTGTGGGGATTGCCACACTGTTCTGAAATTGATTTCAGGCATTACAAATCGTAGGATTGTCGTGAGAGATGCCACCAGATTCCACCACTTCAAAGATGGGAGATGTTCATGTAACGACTTTTGGTAA
- the LOC116001380 gene encoding protein RALF-like 32, whose protein sequence is MRSTARNLLLLLIHSLLLLPATAVSPGEGSRCNGSIAECSADEIEMLMESEVSRRFLEERKHISTGALKRDEPVCNSGGPGKPYTRSCVPEPSNPHDRGCSSYYRCRDDQ, encoded by the coding sequence ATGAGATCCACCGCTAGaaacctcctcctcctcctaatCCATTCTCTCTTACTCCTCCCGGCCACGGCGGTCTCGCCCGGCGAAGGATCGCGATGCAACGGCTCGATCGCGGAGTGCAGCGCCGACGAGATAGAGATGCTGATGGAGTCGGAAGTGAGCCGGAGGTTTCTGGAAGAGAGGAAGCACATCTCGACCGGAGCCTTGAAGCGGGACGAGCCGGTGTGCAACAGCGGCGGCCCCGGTAAGCCGTATACTCGGAGCTGTGTTCCGGAGCCTTCTAACCCTCATGATAGAGGGTGTTCAAGTTACTACCGCTGTAGAGATGATCAATGA
- the LOC116001509 gene encoding histidine protein methyltransferase 1 homolog isoform X2, producing the protein MDTNPSASPAGTFFLFDEKPQSGLGLGFLDSPENPTLPPPPCLEVLPSQASSNADLTVEPVNVDGHTLLKGRVSTKEVFGLSNSDLVPGKYEGGLKLWEGSLDLIKTLNSEMKEKKLSFTGKRVLELGCGHGLPGIFAFSQGAAAVHFQDFNAEVLQCLTIPNVNANTQQISVSSTEKCNSEAELRYFAGDWSEVHRILPQILSDENGINECQTVNTAGYDIVLMAETVYSISALPSLYKLIKKCICSPHGVVYVAAKKHYFGVGGGSRRFISMVEKDGVFAAVLVAEFADGSSNVREVWKLHFR; encoded by the exons ATGGATACGAACCCTTCAGCTTCTCCTGCGGGCACGTTTTTCCTCTTTGATGAAAAACCTCAATCGGGTTTAGGCTTAGGATTTCTTGATTCCCCTGAAAACCCTACCCTTCCTCCACCTCCATGCCTAGAAGTCCTTCCCTCACAG GCTTCATCAAATGCGGACCTTACCGTTGAGCCAGTGAATGTGGATGGACATACTTTGCTCAAG GGAAGAGTTAGTACAAAGGAGGTTTTCGGGTTGTCCAATTCGGATTTAGTCCCGGGGAAATACGAAG GAGGGCTCAAACTCTGGGAAGGTTCACTAGATCTAATTAAAACTCTCAACTCCGAAATGAAAGAGAAAAAGCTGTCATTCACTGGAAAGAGAGTTTTAGAG cTTGGCTGTGGTCATGGACTTCCTGGGATATTTGCATTCTCTCAG GGTGCTGCTGCTGTGCACTTTCAGGATTTTAATGCTGAAGTCCTGCAGTGCCTCACCATTCCAAATGTAAATGCCAATACTCAGCAGATATCAGTATCCTCCACAGAAAAATGCAATTCTGAGGCCGAACTGCGTTACTTTGCAGGGGACTGGAGTGAAGTTCATCGCATTCTTCCCCAAATACTTTCTGATGAAAATGGTATAAACGAATGTCAAACTGTGAACACTGCTGGTTATGATATAGTTCTCATGGCTGAAACAGTGTATTCAATTTCTGCACTCCCCAGTCTCTATAAACTTATTAAAAAG TGCATATGTAGTCCTCATGGAGTTGTCTATGTAGCTGCTAAAAAGCATTACTTTGGAGTTGGTGGAGGATCAAGACGATTTATTTCCATGGTGGAGAAAGATG GTGTTTTTGCAGCTGTTCTCGTGGCTGAGTTTGCAGATGGTTCCTCTAATGTCCGAGAGGTGTGGAAACTTCATTTCAGGTAG
- the LOC116001509 gene encoding histidine protein methyltransferase 1 homolog isoform X1 translates to MDTNPSASPAGTFFLFDEKPQSGLGLGFLDSPENPTLPPPPCLEVLPSQYVNQASSNADLTVEPVNVDGHTLLKGRVSTKEVFGLSNSDLVPGKYEGGLKLWEGSLDLIKTLNSEMKEKKLSFTGKRVLELGCGHGLPGIFAFSQGAAAVHFQDFNAEVLQCLTIPNVNANTQQISVSSTEKCNSEAELRYFAGDWSEVHRILPQILSDENGINECQTVNTAGYDIVLMAETVYSISALPSLYKLIKKCICSPHGVVYVAAKKHYFGVGGGSRRFISMVEKDGVFAAVLVAEFADGSSNVREVWKLHFR, encoded by the exons ATGGATACGAACCCTTCAGCTTCTCCTGCGGGCACGTTTTTCCTCTTTGATGAAAAACCTCAATCGGGTTTAGGCTTAGGATTTCTTGATTCCCCTGAAAACCCTACCCTTCCTCCACCTCCATGCCTAGAAGTCCTTCCCTCACAG TATGTAAATCAGGCTTCATCAAATGCGGACCTTACCGTTGAGCCAGTGAATGTGGATGGACATACTTTGCTCAAG GGAAGAGTTAGTACAAAGGAGGTTTTCGGGTTGTCCAATTCGGATTTAGTCCCGGGGAAATACGAAG GAGGGCTCAAACTCTGGGAAGGTTCACTAGATCTAATTAAAACTCTCAACTCCGAAATGAAAGAGAAAAAGCTGTCATTCACTGGAAAGAGAGTTTTAGAG cTTGGCTGTGGTCATGGACTTCCTGGGATATTTGCATTCTCTCAG GGTGCTGCTGCTGTGCACTTTCAGGATTTTAATGCTGAAGTCCTGCAGTGCCTCACCATTCCAAATGTAAATGCCAATACTCAGCAGATATCAGTATCCTCCACAGAAAAATGCAATTCTGAGGCCGAACTGCGTTACTTTGCAGGGGACTGGAGTGAAGTTCATCGCATTCTTCCCCAAATACTTTCTGATGAAAATGGTATAAACGAATGTCAAACTGTGAACACTGCTGGTTATGATATAGTTCTCATGGCTGAAACAGTGTATTCAATTTCTGCACTCCCCAGTCTCTATAAACTTATTAAAAAG TGCATATGTAGTCCTCATGGAGTTGTCTATGTAGCTGCTAAAAAGCATTACTTTGGAGTTGGTGGAGGATCAAGACGATTTATTTCCATGGTGGAGAAAGATG GTGTTTTTGCAGCTGTTCTCGTGGCTGAGTTTGCAGATGGTTCCTCTAATGTCCGAGAGGTGTGGAAACTTCATTTCAGGTAG
- the LOC116002428 gene encoding uncharacterized protein LOC116002428 yields the protein MAQPKKNLKNLIPLFILLSLSALFLFSFSPATPIPATVPTHPTSQPQPSHLQTPITTAADNKSFTFIIKVLAYNRLSSLSRCLNSLAAAHYDDHAVHLHIFIDHFPVPAKASLDVDRNLNSSRHILDFVDGFGWKFGAKVVHYRTSNAGLQAQWLEAWWPSSDDEFAFVVEDDLEVSPLYFRFLKNLIVHYYYNASNFSPMIYGASLQRPRFVPGKHGNKMEIDSRTRVFLYQLVGTWGQLLFPRPWKEFRLWYDTHKSKGMKPVLDGMVTTGWYKKMGERIWTPWFIKFIHARGYFNIYTNLLYERALSISHRDVGVNYGKSVGPDSNLVSENSIDINHLEFHPLHSMKWYDFCFKEVFPDRIVQNFNELGTVIHSVQKMSNVILVALHQESESVVRNLLCHFERLYIRNYILMGPKSDLLLDLAIRGHPVIDTDRLYDNIRVYDKSNFNESTVELTKDIFVKAYVVKKTLELGYGIMVADCNRVPLNSESFLDFIDTDAVNDFFVGKNLELVFARSSYSAAKTWGDSILTQLRAELITAASSDSDPTGKNFVYVVKKLFEQKGVKFNTFDENKSSLNISSLDASQTPFILDRGKFVLWSSETSTNLIQQQLVQLGLWIVDSDMSCTAVICYPS from the exons ATGGCGCAACCTAAGAAGAACCTCAAGAATTTGATCCCACTCTTCatcctcctctctctctccgcCCTCTTCCTGTTCTCCTTCTCCCCCGCCACCCCAATCCCCGCCACCGTTCCCACTCACCCCACCTCCCAGCCCCAGCCCTCGCATCTCCAAACCCCAATCACCACCGCTGCCGACAACAAGAGCTTCACCTTCATCATCAAAGTCCTCGCCTACAACCGCCTCTCCTCCCTCTCCCGCTGCCTCAACTCTCTCGCCGCCGCCCACTACGATGACCACGCCGTCCACCTCCACATCTTCATCGACCACTTCCCCGTCCCTGCCAAAGCCTCCCTCGATGTCGATCGGAACCTCAATTCGTCCAGGCACATTCTCGATTTCGTTGATGGCTTTGGCTGGAAATTCGGCGCTAAGGTCGTGCACTACCGCACTTCCAACGCTGGCCTGCAGGCGCAGTGGCTGGAGGCCTGGTGGCCTAGCTCCGACGACGAGTTCGCATTCGTCGTCGAGGATGATCTCGAGGTTTCGCCTTTGTACTTTCGGTTTCTCAAGAATCTGATTGTGCATTATTACTACAATGCTTCCAATTTCAGTCCGATGATCTACGGGGCATCCCTCCAGCGTCCAAGGTTTGTGCCAG GTAAGCATGGAAACAAAATGGAAATAGATAGTAGAACTCGAGTCTTTTTGTACCAGTTAGTTGGCACTTGGGGTCAACTTCTGTTTCCAAGACCTTGGAAAGAATTCCGTTTGTGGTATGACACACACAAGTCTAAGGGCATGAAGCCTGTTCTTGACGGGATG GTTACAACAGGATGGTACAAAAAAATGGGCGAAAGAATTTGGACTCCTTGgtttattaaatttattcatgCTCGTGGTTACTTCAATATCTATACCAACCTTCTGTATGAAAGAGCGCTTAGTATCTCACATCGTGATGTTGGCGTTAACTATGGGAAGTCAGTTGGACCAGATTCAAATTTAGTTAGTGAGAATTCTATTGATATCAACCACTTGGAATTTCACCCTTTGCATAGCATGAAGTGGTATGATTTCTGCTTCAAAGAAGTTTTTCCAGATAGAATTGTACAGAATTTCAATGAACTTGGGACTGTTATCCATTCTGTGCAGAAAATGAGTAATGTTATACTTGTGGCCCTACATCAGGAGTCAGAGTCAGTTGTTAGGAACTTGCTCTGCCATTTTGAGAGGTTGTATATTCGGAATTACATCTTAATGGGCCCAAAATCGGATCTCCTACTTGATCTTGCAATAAGAGGGCACCCTGTGATTGATACTGACAGACTTTATGATAATATAAGAGTCTATGACAAATCTAACTTCAATGAATCTACTGTGGAACTGACTAAGGATATTTTTGTCAAGGCCTATGTGGTTAAGAAAACCTTGGAACTTGGATATGGTATTATGGTGGCTGATTGCAACAGGGTTCCTCTGAACAGTGAATCCTTTCTCGATTTCATTGATACTGATGCAGTTAATGActtctttgtggggaagaactTAGAACTAGTTTTTGCCAGGAGCTCATATTCTGCTGCGAAGACTTGGGGTGACAGTATCTTGACCCAATTACGTGCTGAATTGATCACAGCCGCATCAAGCGATTCAGATCCAACAGGAAAGAATTTCGTGTATGTGGTTAAAAAGTTATTTGAGCAGAAGGGTGTTAAATTCAATACCTTTGATGAAAACAAATCTAGTTTAAATATCAGTTCCTTAGATGCTAGCCAAACGCCGTTTATACTGGATAGAGGAAAATTTGTACTTTGGTCTTCAGAGACGAGCACAAATTTGATTCAGCAACAGCTTGTACAATTAGGTCTTTGGAttgtggatagtgatatgtcATGTACTGCTGTCATTTGCTACCCTTCATAG
- the LOC116001381 gene encoding uncharacterized protein LOC116001381 has translation MTNLVHYSNSCKDQIMLFPWGHSQQSHSSLLLPEFSFLKPISDFTLWNLTFKIATIFDPNSVESRRFCGGKMRDCGGMGMEEEMESEMSRRVLVMQKRYISYDTLKRDLVPCDTPGDSYYNCKGPAASHPYSRGCEIITRCARGEVSDINS, from the exons ATGACAAACTTGGTGCATTACTCCAACTCGTGCAAGGATCAAATCATGTTGTTTCCTTGGGGCCACTCACAACAGTCACACTCCTCCCTCCTTTTGCCAGAATTCTCATTCTTGAAGCCCATTTCTGATTTCACTCTCTGGAATCTCACATTCAAGATCGCTACAA TTTTTGACCCGAATTCAGTGGAATCGAGGAGGTTTTGCGGTGGGAAAATGAGGGATTGCGGTGGCATGGGTATGGAGGAAGAGATGGAGTCTGAGATGAGCAGAAGGGTTTTGGTGATGCAGAAGAGGTACATAAGCTATGACACTTTGAAGAGGGATTTGGTGCCGTGTGATACCCCAGGTGATTCATACTACAACTGCAAGGGCCCTGCCGCTTCTCACCCTTACAGCAGAGGGTGTGAGATTATCACCAGGTGTGCTAGAGGAGAGGTCAGTGATATCAATTCCTGA